In Glandiceps talaboti chromosome 4, keGlaTala1.1, whole genome shotgun sequence, a single window of DNA contains:
- the LOC144434452 gene encoding uncharacterized protein LOC144434452: MDAKHFQAYLAASNLILDHKLAARLKARDVLHHLLQFNAVTANEAHYVATGPTEKIQTDRLLAKMKAKGAPGYWALRSAMEMCGAKYTDLINEIDVAMPPQSPGFQHAW, from the coding sequence ATGGATGCTAAACATTTTCAGGCGTACTTAGCTGCATCGAATCTAATATTGGATCACAAACTAGCGGCGAGATTGAAGGCAAGGGATGTGTTACATCATTTACTGCAGTTCAATGCTGTAACCGCGAACGAAGCACACTACGTTGCAACTGGACCCACAGAAAAAATTCAAACAGATAGATTACTAGCGAAGATGAAAGCTAAAGGAGCACCTGGATACTGGGCTTTAAGATCCGCTATGGAAATGTGTGGTGCAAAGTATACTGATTTGATAAACGAAATCGATGTAGCCATGCCGCCCCAGTCTCCTGGATTTCAACACGCCTGGTAA